From Piliocolobus tephrosceles isolate RC106 chromosome 16, ASM277652v3, whole genome shotgun sequence, the proteins below share one genomic window:
- the TSPOAP1 gene encoding peripheral-type benzodiazepine receptor-associated protein 1 isoform X6, with product MEQLTTLPRPGDPGAMEPWALPTWQSWTPGRGGEPGDAAPSVADTPPAALQLRELRAEESSEPKGAGSSGPIRGTDPEEAEACLPSLGQQASSSGPACQRPEDEEVEAFPKAKLNMGFGDRPNLELLRALGELRQRCAILKEENQMLRKSSFPETEEKVRRLKRKNAELAVIAKRLEERARKLQETNLRVEGPQWLHVRDFDRLLRESQREVLRLQRQIALRNQRETPPRPPSRPPGPALPARAEAPAPGAPGEATPQEDADNQPVILGEPEKEQRVQQLESELSKKRKKCESLEQEGRKKQRRCEELELQLREAQNENARLVEENSRLSGRVTEKEQVEWENAELRGQLLGVTQERDSALRKSQGLQSKLESLEQVLKHMREVAQRRQQLEVEHEQARLSLLEKQEEVRRLQQAQAEAKKEHEGAVQLLESTLDSMQARVRELEEQCRSQTEQFSLLAQELQAFRLHPGPLDLLTSALDCGTLGDRPPPPCCCSTPQPCRGSGPKDLDLPPGSPGRCTPKSSEPPPATLTGVPRRTAKKAESLSNSSHSESIHNSPKSCPTPEVDTASEVEELEADSVSLLPATPEGGRGGARIQVFLARYSYNPFEGPNENPEAELPLTAGEYIYVYGNMDEDGFFEGELMDGRRGLVPSNFVERVSDDDLLTSLPPELADLSHSSGPELSFLSVGGGGSSSGGQSSGGRSQPRPEEEDAGDQLSVSPSPEGLGEPPAVPYPRCLVVLKQLAHSVVLAWEPPPEQVELHGFHICVNGELRQALGPGAPPKAVLENLDLRAGPLHISVQALTSRGSSDPLRCCLAVGARAGVVPSQLRVHRLTATSAEITWVPGNSNLAHAIYLNGEECPPASPSTYWATFCHLRPGTPYQAQVEAQLPPQGPWEPGWERLEQRAATLQFTTLPAGPPDAPLDVQIEPGPSPGILIISWLPVTIDAAGTSNGVRVTGYAIYADGQKIMEVASPTAGSVLVELSQLQLLQVCREVVVRTMSPHGESADSIPAPITPALAPASLPARVSCPSPRPSPEARAPLASASPGPGDPSSPLQHPAPLGPQEPPGAPPTSPSREMPKGSHEDPPAPCSQVPCSGRGEQVHAGRGTWAWVLPQCSLFQEEAGAAVLGTSEERTASTSTLGEKDPGPAAPSLAKQEAEWTAGEACPAPSSAQGALAQQAPNTEACQGGDPGSGLRPRAEKEDAAELGVHLVNSLVDHGRNSDLSDIQEEEEEEEEEEELGSRTCSFQKQVAGNSIRENGAKSQPDPFCETDSDEEILEQILELPLQQFCSKKLFSIPEEEEEEEEDEEEEKPGAGCSSQDPGPPEPALLGLGCDSGQLRRPGQCPLSPEPSRAGDCLEDMPGLVGGSSRRRGGGSPEKPPSRRRPPDPREHCSRLLSNNGPQASGRPGPTRERGGLPVIEGPRTGLEASGRGRLGPSRRCSRGRALEPGLASCLSPKCLEISIEYDSEDEQEAGSGGISITSSCYPGDGEAWGTATVGRPRGPPKANSGPKPYPHLPAWEKGEPERRGRSATGKAKEPLSRATETREARGQDNSGRRGPQKRGARVPRPSTAELVPVRSPSEALAYQHLPVRIFVALFDYDPVSMSPNPDAGEEELPFREGQILKVFGDKDADGFYQGEGGGRTGYIPCNMVAEVAVDSPAGRQQLLQRGYLSPDIPLEGSGNGPFVYSTARTTGPPPKPRRSKKAESEGPARPCPGPPKLVPSAELKAPRSMVAAFDYNPQESSPNMDVEAELPFRAGDVITVFGGMDDDGFYYGELNGQRGLVPSNFLEGPGPEAGGLDREPRTPQAESQDWGCTTQGPPGPPGGPCAPSPDSAPRIERGEPQGRSEKVWGFFSKGKQLLRRLGSGKKE from the exons ATGGAGCAACTGACAACCCTCCCACGGCCTGGGGACCCTGGAGCCATGGAGCCATGGGCACTGCCCACCTGGCAGAGCTGGACTCCAGGTCGAGGAGGTGAACCTGGTGATGCAGCCCCAAGTGTCGCTGATACTCCTCCAGCAGCTCTGCAGCTTCGAGAACTGAGGGCTGAGGAGAGTTCCGAGCCCAAAGGAGCCGGGAGCTCTGGGCCCATCCGGGGCACTGACCCTGAAGAAGCAGAGGCTTGTCTGCCCAGCCTGGGCCAGCAAGCATCGAGCTCTGGACCCGCCTGCCAGAGGCCAGAGGATGAGGAAGTAGAGGCTTTCCCGAAG GCCAAGCTGAATATGGGCTTTGGGGACAGGCCCAATCTGGAGCTGCTGAGGGCCCTGGGGGAGCTGCGGCAGCGCTGTGCCATCCTTAAGGAGGAAaaccagatgctg AGGAAGAGCAGCTTCCCTGAGACGGAAGAGAAGGTGCGGAGGCTGAAGAGGAAGAACGCCGAGCTGGCGGTCATTGCCAAGCGCCTGGAGGAGAGGGCCCGAAAGCTGCAGGAAACGAACCTGAGGGTG GAGGGTCCCCAGTGGCTCCACGTGCGGGACTTCGATCGGTTGCTGCGCGAGTCCCAGCGGGAGGTGCTGCGGCTGCAGAGGCAGATCGCGCTGCGCAATCAGCGGGAGACGCCCCCGCGCCCGCCGTCCCGGCCCCCGGGCCCTGCTCTCCCGGCCAGAGCAGAGGCGCCGGCTCCCGGGGCCCCGGGAGAG GCCACACCCCAGGAGGATGCGGACAACCAGCCCGTGATTCTAGGGGAGCCAGAGAAAGAGCAGAGGGTGCAGCAGCTG GAATCGGAGCTCAGCAAGAAGCGGAAGAAATGCGAGAGCCTGGAGCAGGAAGGCCGGAAAAAACAGAGGCGATGTGAGGAGCTG GAACTGCAGCTGAGAGAAGCGCAGAATGAGAATGCCCGCCTGGTGGAGGAGAACTCCCGGCTCAGTGGGAGAGTCACAGAGAAGGAGCAG GTGGAGTGGGAGAATGCAGAGCTGAGGGGCCAGCTCCTGGGGGTGACACAGGAGAGGGACTCGGCCCTTCGCAAGAGCCAGGGCCTGCAAAGCAAGCTGGAGAGCCTGGAGCAAGTGCTGAAG CACATGCGGGAGGTGGCCCAGCGGCGACAGCAGCTGGAGGTGGAGCATGAACAGGCTCGGCTCAGCCTTctggagaagcaggaggaggtccGGAGGCTGCAGCAG GCCCAGGCGGAAGCCAAGAAGGAACATGAAGGAGCCGTGCAGCTGCTGGAG TCTACCTTGGATTCCATGCAG GCCCGGGTTCGAGAGCTCGAGGAACAGTGCCGCAGCCAAACCGAGCAGTTCAGCCTCCTGGCACAGGAACTCCAGGCCTTCCGCCTGCACCCGGGCCCCTTGGATCTGCTCACATCTGCCCTGGACTGCGGGACCCTTGGAGACCGCCCACCACCCCCCTGCTGCTGCTCCACTCCCCAGCCTTGCCGGGGGTCTGGCCCCAAAG ACCTTGACCTCCCGCCGGGCTCCCCTGGGCGCTGCACCCCAAAGTCTTCCGAGCCTCCCCCTGCCACCCTCACCGGGGTCCCTCGAAGGACAGCCAAGAAGGCAGAGTCTCTCTCCAACTCCTCCCACTCCGAGTCCATCCACAACAGCCCCAAGTCATGCCCTACACCTGAG GTGGACACAGCCAGTGAGGTAGAGGAGCTGGAGGCAGACAGTGTCTCCCTGCTCCCAGCCACGCCAGAGGGCGGCCGGGGAGGAGCCAGGATCCAGGTCTTCCTAGCGCGTTATAG CTACAACCCCTTTGAGGGCCCCAATGAGAATCCAGAAGCAGAGCTTCCGCTGACAGCTGGCGAGTACATCTACGTCTATGGCAACATGGATGAGGATGGCTTTTTTGAAG GAGAGCTCATGGATGGCCGAAGGGGCCTGGTCCCTTCCAATTTTGTAGAGCGTGTGTCGGATGACGACCTCCTGACCTCCCTCCCTCCGGAGCTGGCCGATTTGTCCCACAGCTCAGGCCCCGAACTCAGTTTCCTGAGTGTGGGTGGGGGTGGCAGCAGTAGCGGGGGCCAAAGCAGCGGGGGACGGAGCCAGCCCAGACCTGAGGAGGAGGATGCAGGGGACCAGCTCAGTGTGAGCCCATCACCGGAGGGCCTGGGCGAGCCTCCTGCTGTGCCTTACCCCCGCTGTCTGGTGGTCCTCAAGCAGCTGGCCCACAGTGTGGTGCTGGCCTGGGAACCCCCTCCTGAGCAAGTGGAGCTACACGGCTTCCATATCTGTGTGAATGGGGAGCTGCGGCAGGCCCTGGGGCCTGGGGCGCCACCCAAGGCGGTGCTGGAGAACCTGGACCTGCGGGCCGGGCCCCTTCACATTTCTGTCCAGGCCCTGACCAGCCGGGGCAGCTCTGACCCACTGCGCTGTTGCTTGGCAGTGggtgcccgggctggagtggTGCCCAGCCAGCTGCGGGTCCATCGGTTGACAGCCACATCTGCTGAGATCACCTGGGTGCCCGGCAATAGCAACTTGGCCCATGCCATCTACCTCAATGGGGAAGAGTGCCCACCTGCCAGCCCCAGTACCTACTGGGCCACCTTCTGCCACTTACGGCCTGGCACACCCTATCAGGCCCAAGTGGAGGCTCAGCTCCCACCCCAAGGGCCCTGGGAACCAGGCTGGGAGAGGCTGGAGCAGCGGGCTGCCACCCTGCAGTTCACCACACTCCCAGCAG gcccGCCTGATGCCCCTCTGGATGTGCAGATCGAGCCTGGGCCCTCCCCTGGAATCTTGATCATCAGTTGGCTCCCAGTCACCATCGATGCTGCTGGCACATCCAACGGTGTCCGGGTCACAGGCTATGCCATCTATGCTGATGGGCAGAAG ATCATGGAGGTGGCCTCGCCCACGGCAGGCAGTGTGCTGGTGGAGTTGTCccagctgcagctgctgcagGTGTGTCGTGAGGTGGTCGTGCGTACCATGTCGCCCCACGGGGAGTCGGCGGACTCCATCCCGGCTCCTATCACTCCCGCCCTGGCTCCAGCCAGCCTGCCAGCCCGAGTCTCCTGCCCCTCACCGCGACCAAGCCCAGAGGCCAGAGCAccccttgcttcagcctccccagggcCTGGAGACCCCAGCTCTCCTCTCCAGCACCCTGCTCCCCTTGGACCTCAAGAGCCCCCAGGAGCACCCCCTACAAGCCCTTCCAGAGAGATGCCAAAAGGGTCCCACGAGGATCCTCCAGCACCTTGCTCCCAGGTACCCTGTTCGGGGAGAGGGGAGCAGGTGCATGCTGGGAGAGGGACCTGGGCTTGGGTCCTTCCTCAGTGCTCTCTGTtccaggaggaggctggggcagcagtGCTGGGCACCTCAGAGGAGAGGACAGCCAGCACATCCACCCTGGGTGAGAAGGACCCTGGCCCCGCAGCTCCCTCACTGGCCAAGCAGGAGGCCGAGTGGACTGCAGGAGAGGcctgcccagcccccagctcCGCCCAGGGAGCACTGGCCCAGCAGGCGCCAAATACCGAGGCGTGCCAAGGAGGAGACCCAGGGTCTGGGCTGAGGCCCAGGGCTGAG AAGGAGGACGCGGCAGAGCTCGGGGTTCATCTGGTGAACTCCCTCGTGGACCACGGCCGCAACTCAGACTTGTCAGACatccaggaagaagaggaagaggaggaggaggaagaggagctgggTTCCAGGACTTGCTCCTTCCAGAAGCAGGTTGCTGGCAACAGCATCAGGGAGAATGGGGCCAAG tCCCAGCCCGATCCCTTTTGTGAGACTGATAGCGATGAGGAGATCTTGGAGCAGATCCTGGAGCTGCCCCTCCAGCAGTTCTGCAGCAAGAAGCTCTTTAGCATccccgaggaggaggaggaggaagaggaggacgaggaggaggagaagccagGGGCAGGCTGTTCTTCCCAAGACCCTGGCCCACCTGAACCTGCATTGCTGGGGCTGGGCTGTGACAGTGGTCAGCTCCGAAGACCTGGCCAGTGTCCCTTGTCTCCTGAGCCCTCCAGGGCTGGAGACTGCCTGGAGGACATGCCTGGATTAGTTGGTGGAAGCAGTCGGAGGAGAGGAGGGGGCTCCCCTGAGAAGCCCCCAAGCCGCAGGCGGCCTCCCGATCCCCGTGAACACTGCAGCCGACTTCTCAGCAACAATGGGCCCCAGGCCTCTGGACGACCCGGCCCCACGCGGGAGAGGGGTGGCCTCCCCGTCATTGAGGGCCCCAGGACTGGACTAGAGGCTAGCGGGAGAGGGCGGCTGGGCCCTTCCCGGAGGTGCTCCCGTGGCCGGGCGCTGGAGCCTGGCCTGGCCAGCTGCCTTTCCCCCAAGTGCTTGGAAATCAGCATTGAATATGACTCGGAGGACGAGCAGGAGGCGGGCAGCGGGGGCATCAGCATCACCAGCTCCTGCTACCCTGGAGATGGGGAGGCCTGGGGCACGGCAACCGTAGGAAGGCCCAGGGGGCCTCCGAAGGCCAATTCAGGCCCCAAACCCTACCCACACctcccagcctgggagaaaggggAGCCAGAGCGGAGAGGCCGCAGTGCGACGGGCAAAGCCAAGGAGCCACTCTCCCGG GCAACAGAGACCAGAGAAGCCAGAGGGCAGGACAACTCTGGGCGGAGAGGCCCCCAGAAGAGAGGTGCCCGAGTCCCCAGGCCAAGCACTGCAGAGCTAG TCCCTGTGAGGAGCCCGTCAGAAGCATTGGCTTACCAGCACCTACCCGTCAGGATCTTTGTAGCTCTGTTTGACTACGACCCCGTGTCAATGTCGCCCAATCCTGATGCTGGAGAAGAAGAGCTTCCCTTCCGAGAGGGTCAGATCCTGAAG GTGTTTGGGGACAAGGATGCCGACGGCTTCTACCAGGGCGAAGGGGGGGGGCGGACAGGCTACATTCCCTGCAACATGGTGGCTGAGGTGGCTGTGGACAGCCCTGCCGGGAGACAGCAGCTGCTCCAGCGGGGTTATTTGTCCCCAGATATTCCCCTCGAGGGCTCAG GGAATGGTCCCTTTGTGTACTCCACAGCCCGCACAACTGGGCCTCCTCCCAAGCCCCGCCGCTCCAAGAAAG CTGAGTCGGAAGGCCCTGCCCGGCCCTGTCCAG GCCCCCCTAAGCTGGTCCCCTCTGCTGAGCTGAAAGCTCCCCGCTCCATGGTGGCTGCATTTGACTACAACCCCCAGGAGAGTTCCCCCAATATGGACGTGGAG GCAGAGCTGCCCTTCCGGGCAGGGGATGTCATTACTGTGTTTGGGGGCATGGACGATGACGGTTTCTACTAT GGGGAATTAAATGGACAAAGGGGCCTGGTTCCATCCAACTTCCTGGAGGGCccggggcctgaggcaggaggcctgGACAGGGAACCCAGGACACCCCAGGCTGAGAGTCAG GACTGGGGCTGCACCACACAAGGGCCCCCCGGGCCCCCAGGTGGGCCCTGTGCTCCCAGCCCTGACAGCGCCCCCAGGATTGAACGTGGGGAGCCCCAGGGCAGAAGCGAGAAGGTGTGGGGTTTCTTCTCCAAGGGGAaacagctcctcaggaggctgggcTCTGGGAAGAAGGAGTGA
- the TSPOAP1 gene encoding peripheral-type benzodiazepine receptor-associated protein 1 isoform X10, giving the protein MEQLTTLPRPGDPGAMEPWALPTWQSWTPGRGGEPGDAAPSVADTPPAALQLRELRAEESSEPKGAGSSGPIRGTDPEEAEACLPSLGQQASSSGPACQRPEDEEVEAFPKAKLNMGFGDRPNLELLRALGELRQRCAILKEENQMLRKSSFPETEEKVRRLKRKNAELAVIAKRLEERARKLQETNLRVVSAPLPRPGASLELCRKALARQRARDLSETASALLAKDKQIAALQRECRELQARLTLVGKEGPQWLHVRDFDRLLRESQREVLRLQRQIALRNQRETPPRPPSRPPGPALPARAEAPAPGAPGEATPQEDADNQPVILGEPEKEQRVQQLESELSKKRKKCESLEQEGRKKQRRCEELELQLREAQNENARLVEENSRLSGRVTEKEQVEWENAELRGQLLGVTQERDSALRKSQGLQSKLESLEQVLKHMREVAQRRQQLEVEHEQARLSLLEKQEEVRRLQQAQAEAKKEHEGAVQLLESTLDSMQARVRELEEQCRSQTEQFSLLAQELQAFRLHPGPLDLLTSALDCGTLGDRPPPPCCCSTPQPCRGSGPKDLDLPPGSPGRCTPKSSEPPPATLTGVPRRTAKKAESLSNSSHSESIHNSPKSCPTPEVDTASEVEELEADSVSLLPATPEGGRGGARIQVFLARYSYNPFEGPNENPEAELPLTAGEYIYVYGNMDEDGFFEGELMDGRRGLVPSNFVERVSDDDLLTSLPPELADLSHSSGPELSFLSVGGGGSSSGGQSSGGRSQPRPEEEDAGDQLSVSPSPEGLGEPPAVPYPRCLVVLKQLAHSVVLAWEPPPEQVELHGFHICVNGELRQALGPGAPPKAVLENLDLRAGPLHISVQALTSRGSSDPLRCCLAVGARAGVVPSQLRVHRLTATSAEITWVPGNSNLAHAIYLNGEECPPASPSTYWATFCHLRPGTPYQAQVEAQLPPQGPWEPGWERLEQRAATLQFTTLPAGPPDAPLDVQIEPGPSPGILIISWLPVTIDAAGTSNGVRVTGYAIYADGQKIMEVASPTAGSVLVELSQLQLLQVCREVVVRTMSPHGESADSIPAPITPALAPASLPARVSCPSPRPSPEARAPLASASPGPGDPSSPLQHPAPLGPQEPPGAPPTSPSREMPKGSHEDPPAPCSQVPCSGRGEQVHAGRGTWAWVLPQCSLFQEEAGAAVLGTSEERTASTSTLGEKDPGPAAPSLAKQEAEWTAGEACPAPSSAQGALAQQAPNTEACQGGDPGSGLRPRAEKEDAAELGVHLVNSLVDHGRNSDLSDIQEEEEEEEEEEELGSRTCSFQKQVAGNSIRENGAKSQPDPFCETDSDEEILEQILELPLQQFCSKKLFSIPEEEEEEEEDEEEEKPGAGCSSQDPGPPEPALLGLGCDSGQLRRPGQCPLSPEPSRAGDCLEDMPGLVGGSSRRRGGGSPEKPPSRRRPPDPREHCSRLLSNNGPQASGRPGPTRERGGLPVIEGPRTGLEASGRGRLGPSRRCSRGRALEPGLASCLSPKCLEISIEYDSEDEQEAGSGGISITSSCYPGDGEAWGTATVGRPRGPPKANSGPKPYPHLPAWEKGEPERRGRSATGKAKEPLSRATETREARGQDNSGRRGPQKRGARVPRPSTAELVPVRSPSEALAYQHLPVRIFVALFDYDPVSMSPNPDAGEEELPFREGQILKVFGDKDADGFYQGEGGGRTGYIPCNMVAEVAVDSPAGRQQLLQRGYLSPDIPLEGSGNGPFVYSTARTTGPPPKPRRSKKGG; this is encoded by the exons ATGGAGCAACTGACAACCCTCCCACGGCCTGGGGACCCTGGAGCCATGGAGCCATGGGCACTGCCCACCTGGCAGAGCTGGACTCCAGGTCGAGGAGGTGAACCTGGTGATGCAGCCCCAAGTGTCGCTGATACTCCTCCAGCAGCTCTGCAGCTTCGAGAACTGAGGGCTGAGGAGAGTTCCGAGCCCAAAGGAGCCGGGAGCTCTGGGCCCATCCGGGGCACTGACCCTGAAGAAGCAGAGGCTTGTCTGCCCAGCCTGGGCCAGCAAGCATCGAGCTCTGGACCCGCCTGCCAGAGGCCAGAGGATGAGGAAGTAGAGGCTTTCCCGAAG GCCAAGCTGAATATGGGCTTTGGGGACAGGCCCAATCTGGAGCTGCTGAGGGCCCTGGGGGAGCTGCGGCAGCGCTGTGCCATCCTTAAGGAGGAAaaccagatgctg AGGAAGAGCAGCTTCCCTGAGACGGAAGAGAAGGTGCGGAGGCTGAAGAGGAAGAACGCCGAGCTGGCGGTCATTGCCAAGCGCCTGGAGGAGAGGGCCCGAAAGCTGCAGGAAACGAACCTGAGGGTG GTGAGTGCCCCCTTGCCCCGGCCGGGGGCCAGCTTGGAGTTGTGTCGGAAGGCCCTAGCCCGCCAGCGAGCCCGGGACCTCAGTGAGACAGCCAGTGCACTGCTGGCCAAGGACAAGCAGATTGCTGCCTTGCAGCGGGAGTGCAGGGAGCTGCAGGCCAGGCTCACCCTGGTGGGCAAG GAGGGTCCCCAGTGGCTCCACGTGCGGGACTTCGATCGGTTGCTGCGCGAGTCCCAGCGGGAGGTGCTGCGGCTGCAGAGGCAGATCGCGCTGCGCAATCAGCGGGAGACGCCCCCGCGCCCGCCGTCCCGGCCCCCGGGCCCTGCTCTCCCGGCCAGAGCAGAGGCGCCGGCTCCCGGGGCCCCGGGAGAG GCCACACCCCAGGAGGATGCGGACAACCAGCCCGTGATTCTAGGGGAGCCAGAGAAAGAGCAGAGGGTGCAGCAGCTG GAATCGGAGCTCAGCAAGAAGCGGAAGAAATGCGAGAGCCTGGAGCAGGAAGGCCGGAAAAAACAGAGGCGATGTGAGGAGCTG GAACTGCAGCTGAGAGAAGCGCAGAATGAGAATGCCCGCCTGGTGGAGGAGAACTCCCGGCTCAGTGGGAGAGTCACAGAGAAGGAGCAG GTGGAGTGGGAGAATGCAGAGCTGAGGGGCCAGCTCCTGGGGGTGACACAGGAGAGGGACTCGGCCCTTCGCAAGAGCCAGGGCCTGCAAAGCAAGCTGGAGAGCCTGGAGCAAGTGCTGAAG CACATGCGGGAGGTGGCCCAGCGGCGACAGCAGCTGGAGGTGGAGCATGAACAGGCTCGGCTCAGCCTTctggagaagcaggaggaggtccGGAGGCTGCAGCAG GCCCAGGCGGAAGCCAAGAAGGAACATGAAGGAGCCGTGCAGCTGCTGGAG TCTACCTTGGATTCCATGCAG GCCCGGGTTCGAGAGCTCGAGGAACAGTGCCGCAGCCAAACCGAGCAGTTCAGCCTCCTGGCACAGGAACTCCAGGCCTTCCGCCTGCACCCGGGCCCCTTGGATCTGCTCACATCTGCCCTGGACTGCGGGACCCTTGGAGACCGCCCACCACCCCCCTGCTGCTGCTCCACTCCCCAGCCTTGCCGGGGGTCTGGCCCCAAAG ACCTTGACCTCCCGCCGGGCTCCCCTGGGCGCTGCACCCCAAAGTCTTCCGAGCCTCCCCCTGCCACCCTCACCGGGGTCCCTCGAAGGACAGCCAAGAAGGCAGAGTCTCTCTCCAACTCCTCCCACTCCGAGTCCATCCACAACAGCCCCAAGTCATGCCCTACACCTGAG GTGGACACAGCCAGTGAGGTAGAGGAGCTGGAGGCAGACAGTGTCTCCCTGCTCCCAGCCACGCCAGAGGGCGGCCGGGGAGGAGCCAGGATCCAGGTCTTCCTAGCGCGTTATAG CTACAACCCCTTTGAGGGCCCCAATGAGAATCCAGAAGCAGAGCTTCCGCTGACAGCTGGCGAGTACATCTACGTCTATGGCAACATGGATGAGGATGGCTTTTTTGAAG GAGAGCTCATGGATGGCCGAAGGGGCCTGGTCCCTTCCAATTTTGTAGAGCGTGTGTCGGATGACGACCTCCTGACCTCCCTCCCTCCGGAGCTGGCCGATTTGTCCCACAGCTCAGGCCCCGAACTCAGTTTCCTGAGTGTGGGTGGGGGTGGCAGCAGTAGCGGGGGCCAAAGCAGCGGGGGACGGAGCCAGCCCAGACCTGAGGAGGAGGATGCAGGGGACCAGCTCAGTGTGAGCCCATCACCGGAGGGCCTGGGCGAGCCTCCTGCTGTGCCTTACCCCCGCTGTCTGGTGGTCCTCAAGCAGCTGGCCCACAGTGTGGTGCTGGCCTGGGAACCCCCTCCTGAGCAAGTGGAGCTACACGGCTTCCATATCTGTGTGAATGGGGAGCTGCGGCAGGCCCTGGGGCCTGGGGCGCCACCCAAGGCGGTGCTGGAGAACCTGGACCTGCGGGCCGGGCCCCTTCACATTTCTGTCCAGGCCCTGACCAGCCGGGGCAGCTCTGACCCACTGCGCTGTTGCTTGGCAGTGggtgcccgggctggagtggTGCCCAGCCAGCTGCGGGTCCATCGGTTGACAGCCACATCTGCTGAGATCACCTGGGTGCCCGGCAATAGCAACTTGGCCCATGCCATCTACCTCAATGGGGAAGAGTGCCCACCTGCCAGCCCCAGTACCTACTGGGCCACCTTCTGCCACTTACGGCCTGGCACACCCTATCAGGCCCAAGTGGAGGCTCAGCTCCCACCCCAAGGGCCCTGGGAACCAGGCTGGGAGAGGCTGGAGCAGCGGGCTGCCACCCTGCAGTTCACCACACTCCCAGCAG gcccGCCTGATGCCCCTCTGGATGTGCAGATCGAGCCTGGGCCCTCCCCTGGAATCTTGATCATCAGTTGGCTCCCAGTCACCATCGATGCTGCTGGCACATCCAACGGTGTCCGGGTCACAGGCTATGCCATCTATGCTGATGGGCAGAAG ATCATGGAGGTGGCCTCGCCCACGGCAGGCAGTGTGCTGGTGGAGTTGTCccagctgcagctgctgcagGTGTGTCGTGAGGTGGTCGTGCGTACCATGTCGCCCCACGGGGAGTCGGCGGACTCCATCCCGGCTCCTATCACTCCCGCCCTGGCTCCAGCCAGCCTGCCAGCCCGAGTCTCCTGCCCCTCACCGCGACCAAGCCCAGAGGCCAGAGCAccccttgcttcagcctccccagggcCTGGAGACCCCAGCTCTCCTCTCCAGCACCCTGCTCCCCTTGGACCTCAAGAGCCCCCAGGAGCACCCCCTACAAGCCCTTCCAGAGAGATGCCAAAAGGGTCCCACGAGGATCCTCCAGCACCTTGCTCCCAGGTACCCTGTTCGGGGAGAGGGGAGCAGGTGCATGCTGGGAGAGGGACCTGGGCTTGGGTCCTTCCTCAGTGCTCTCTGTtccaggaggaggctggggcagcagtGCTGGGCACCTCAGAGGAGAGGACAGCCAGCACATCCACCCTGGGTGAGAAGGACCCTGGCCCCGCAGCTCCCTCACTGGCCAAGCAGGAGGCCGAGTGGACTGCAGGAGAGGcctgcccagcccccagctcCGCCCAGGGAGCACTGGCCCAGCAGGCGCCAAATACCGAGGCGTGCCAAGGAGGAGACCCAGGGTCTGGGCTGAGGCCCAGGGCTGAG AAGGAGGACGCGGCAGAGCTCGGGGTTCATCTGGTGAACTCCCTCGTGGACCACGGCCGCAACTCAGACTTGTCAGACatccaggaagaagaggaagaggaggaggaggaagaggagctgggTTCCAGGACTTGCTCCTTCCAGAAGCAGGTTGCTGGCAACAGCATCAGGGAGAATGGGGCCAAG tCCCAGCCCGATCCCTTTTGTGAGACTGATAGCGATGAGGAGATCTTGGAGCAGATCCTGGAGCTGCCCCTCCAGCAGTTCTGCAGCAAGAAGCTCTTTAGCATccccgaggaggaggaggaggaagaggaggacgaggaggaggagaagccagGGGCAGGCTGTTCTTCCCAAGACCCTGGCCCACCTGAACCTGCATTGCTGGGGCTGGGCTGTGACAGTGGTCAGCTCCGAAGACCTGGCCAGTGTCCCTTGTCTCCTGAGCCCTCCAGGGCTGGAGACTGCCTGGAGGACATGCCTGGATTAGTTGGTGGAAGCAGTCGGAGGAGAGGAGGGGGCTCCCCTGAGAAGCCCCCAAGCCGCAGGCGGCCTCCCGATCCCCGTGAACACTGCAGCCGACTTCTCAGCAACAATGGGCCCCAGGCCTCTGGACGACCCGGCCCCACGCGGGAGAGGGGTGGCCTCCCCGTCATTGAGGGCCCCAGGACTGGACTAGAGGCTAGCGGGAGAGGGCGGCTGGGCCCTTCCCGGAGGTGCTCCCGTGGCCGGGCGCTGGAGCCTGGCCTGGCCAGCTGCCTTTCCCCCAAGTGCTTGGAAATCAGCATTGAATATGACTCGGAGGACGAGCAGGAGGCGGGCAGCGGGGGCATCAGCATCACCAGCTCCTGCTACCCTGGAGATGGGGAGGCCTGGGGCACGGCAACCGTAGGAAGGCCCAGGGGGCCTCCGAAGGCCAATTCAGGCCCCAAACCCTACCCACACctcccagcctgggagaaaggggAGCCAGAGCGGAGAGGCCGCAGTGCGACGGGCAAAGCCAAGGAGCCACTCTCCCGG GCAACAGAGACCAGAGAAGCCAGAGGGCAGGACAACTCTGGGCGGAGAGGCCCCCAGAAGAGAGGTGCCCGAGTCCCCAGGCCAAGCACTGCAGAGCTAG TCCCTGTGAGGAGCCCGTCAGAAGCATTGGCTTACCAGCACCTACCCGTCAGGATCTTTGTAGCTCTGTTTGACTACGACCCCGTGTCAATGTCGCCCAATCCTGATGCTGGAGAAGAAGAGCTTCCCTTCCGAGAGGGTCAGATCCTGAAG GTGTTTGGGGACAAGGATGCCGACGGCTTCTACCAGGGCGAAGGGGGGGGGCGGACAGGCTACATTCCCTGCAACATGGTGGCTGAGGTGGCTGTGGACAGCCCTGCCGGGAGACAGCAGCTGCTCCAGCGGGGTTATTTGTCCCCAGATATTCCCCTCGAGGGCTCAG GGAATGGTCCCTTTGTGTACTCCACAGCCCGCACAACTGGGCCTCCTCCCAAGCCCCGCCGCTCCAAGAAAGGTGG CTGA